The proteins below come from a single Xiphophorus hellerii strain 12219 chromosome 14, Xiphophorus_hellerii-4.1, whole genome shotgun sequence genomic window:
- the pea15 gene encoding astrocytic phosphoprotein PEA-15, with protein MAEYTSLLSDLSENITNEDLEQLKSACKEDIPEDQSNNITSSKEWFSYLEKNDKLAQDNLSYIEHIFEISRRPDLLTRVIEYRTTVLKISEDDEIDTKLTRIPSAKKYKDIIRQPSEDEIIKLAPPPKKA; from the exons ATGGCGGAGTACACCTCTTTGCTCAGCGACCTGTCTGAAAACATAACCAACGAGGACTTGGAGCAGCTCAAGTCAGCCTGCAAGGAGGACATCCCTGAAGACCAGAGCAACAACATCACCTCCTCCAAGGAGTGGTTCAGCTACCTGGAGAAGAACGACAAGCTTGCCCAAG ATAACCTGTCTTACATCGAGCACATCTTCGAGATCTCTCGGCGGCCGGACCTGCTGACCAGGGTGATAGAGTACCGCACCACTGTGCTGAAGATCTCCGAGGACGACGAGATTGACACCAAGCTCACACGTATCCCCTCAGCCAAGAAATACAAAG acatcatCCGCCAGCCCTCTGAAGATGAGATCATCAAGTTGGCGCCGCCTCCTAAAAAGGCATGA